CAGTGCCTGATTCATTATCGATGAATTTCGGAAGATAATATCCTGTCGCAGCAGGATCCGTCAATGGAATTCCATCCGCATCCCTTTGAACACTCAGATAAGGATTCAATTTCGTCTTACTATTGTAGAGGTTCTGAATATCGAGGTAAACGTTCAGACTCCATTTTTTGAAAAAATATTTCTTATCGATACGAACGTCAAGCTGATGAAAAGCTTCGGTCCTTTTTGAATTCAGTTTTTGCTTATCAAGAATACCTTGTCCGGTGATGTCAAAATTTACTTTTTGCATTGAAGCGGCAAGCTGGTAAGGTGTATACGGACTTCCGCTGTTAAATCGGAAACGAGCTCCGATCTCCCAGTTTTTTTTCAGGTATTTACCGGCGGTCAGACTGAGAATGTGCTGGTAATCCCAGCTTGCAGGTATATATTTTCCGTTCAGATCCTGGAATTCACTACGTACAAAACTATAAGCGAGAATTCCATAGACGCTTTTGTTCAGCTTCTGTTGTATCAATACTTCAGCACCATATGCCCGGCCTTTGTTCGTTGAAATAACAGGAACTGTTCCTACAACTCCAAAATCACTTCCCTGGTTGGCAATACTCAGTGAATCCCTGAGATCAAAAGGATAGGAAGAATAATTTTTCAGAAAACCTTCAACGGTCACGCGTAACAAAGATGGTGTGGTGTATTCGATTCCTCCGACATAGTGATCGCAACGGATATAGGTTACTTCTTTATTCACGAGAGCGGATGCACTGTCACGATAGCCAAGAATAGTATACGCAGGCAGTTGGTAATACATGCCGGCATTCCCATTCAACCTGAATCTTTCGCTCAATGCATACGAAGCGGAGAAACGAGGAGAAAACTGATGGAACGGGTTCGACATTTCGGAATTATAATTCGTTCCATCGATTCTTAAGCCCAGGGAAACCGATAATTTATCTCCAAAAATCTCACGGCTCAATTGTGCGAATGCTCCGTATTTCAGAAGACTCAGACTTGAATTGTAATTGATTGTGCCGACAAAAGGCACTTTGTTAAAGGTTGTATTGGTATACCTGGCATCTTCCGCGCTGATTCCAAAAGTAATTTTATTGCCTTTGAGTCGGCTGGTGTGTTCAACGCGGAATTTGTTTTCTTCTTCGGAAGAGTTGTAATCGAGAATCAGATTATTCGGAGAAGAGTCATCATTCTTCGCGTATTTTATTGCCTGGTTGTTCAATGCATTTCTGCTAAGTACAACTGTATAATATCCATTGGCCTGGTAGTGTTTATAGATGATACCACCGGTGTAATTCCATTGAGAATTCACCGGAATATTTCCAAGAATGTATTTTTGAAAATCAGTTTCATTCTGGTCAAGATTCAGAGTCACATCATCAATGGCTCCCAAACCCAAAATGGTAATTTCATTCCTTGAGTCCAGTTTGATTTTTGATTTTACCAGGAAGTCATCATACTTAGGCAGAAAAGGCAATCCAATTGCTTTGAAAAGAAACTGCAGATAACTCCTTCTCGCCAGGATGCGATGAAAGTGGTCTTTTTTGAAAGTGGTCCTTCCACAGTAGCGGCCAGATCCGAGGCGCCTACAGTAAAACCATAACCCATTTTATCATCTTTCCCATCTTTCATTTTGAAATCAAGGACCGCGCTCATCGCGTTTCCGCGTGATGCAGGAAAAGCACCGGAATAGAAATCCACTTCGCGGATAAAATCTACATTGATCATTCCAACCGGTCCGCCGGTAGCGCCCTGGGTGGAAAAATGGTTGATGTTAGGAACTTCCACTCCATCCAGATAAAACCTGTTTTCATTCGAAGAACCGCCACGGATAATCAAATCGTTTCGGAAACTGGCGGTAGCCGCTACTCCCGGCAAAGACTGCAGTGCTTTTGAGATATCCCGATTCGCTCCCGGGTTTCTTTTTATTTCAACTTCCCCGATATTATGAATTGATACCGGTGTCTCTTCAATCTTGACGAAAGCAGATGGTTTGACAACCACCTCATCAAGGTTCCGGAGTTCTTCTTCCAGTTCAATTTTAATTTGAATAATTCGTGTAGGATTTACTTCAACATCAAACAAAGTGAATCTTTTAAAACCGATCACAGCGACTTCAAGATTGTAGACTCCCGGCTGAAGACCTTTTAATTCAAACGTACCGTTTTCTGAACTTGTCGTTCCGAGAGTAGTTCCGGTTATTGCAATGGGCGCAAATGGAACCGCTTCGTTATTTAGCTTATTGACAACAGTACCCCTGATGGTTCCTGTTTGGGCGGAAAGTTTGCCAACAAAACAGAACAAACACACAAATACCCAAATCCGACCTGTAATTTTCATTTTTTATAGTGATAAAGATCTTTGCGGATACAACAATTTGCCACATGAATAGTTTCATGCATGCATTATTTTATAAGGTTCGTAAAGGTGAATGATTCATCCCCTGACAGACAAAATTCAATTGCTAAAACAACAAATAATGCATTTTGGAGAGTAGGTTTAGCAGTAAAAATCAGGCTTTGAGTAGCGTTTCGAATTTGTTCATGGTGGATTTTCCAACACTCATCAAAGGAAGGCGAACATGTTCTGAACATACATTCAGCACACTGAGCAGGCCTTTTATTCCGGATGGATTTCCATCCACAAAAATGGCATGCGTGATTTCCAGAAGTTTATAATGCAATTTCCGGGCACGGTCAAAATTTCCATCGAGTCCGTGCCTGACCATTTCGGAAAAATCCTTCGGCATGGCATTCGCGATGACGGAAATCACCCCATCACCACCGCAGGCCAGCAGCGGCAAAGTGATGGTATCATCTCCACTGATCAGTAAAAAGTCCTTGGGACGGTTCTGAATGATTTTCATGGACTTCTCAATATTCCCGGATGCCTCTTTTATCCCAACAATATTTTTTACATCATGAGCAAGAGAAAGAATTGTGTCGGCGTCAAGATTGGAACCGGTTCTGGAAGGAACATTGTAAAGAATGACCGGAACCGGACTGGAATTGGCAATCATTTTATAATGCTGATAAATTCCTCTCTGTGAAGGGCGATTATAATATGGTGAAACCGATAAAATAGCATCCACTCCCGCGAAATCCCATTCTTCCAGCGTGTGAAGAATTTCCTGAGTATTGTTCCCTCCTAAGCCAAGCACGACAGGCACACGTTTATCCGTGATCTCAATGACAAAATCCAAAACTGCACGTTTTTCATCATTAGACAACGTAGCTGACTCTCCTGTTGTGCCCAGGGGAACCAGGTATTCTACCTTCCCATCAATACAACGATCAATCAGTTTTCGAAAACCTTTGAAATCAATACTTCCGTCTTTATGAAAGGGAGTGACCAGTGCGACTCCGGTGCCTTTGAGTTTATTTAAGTTCATGAATTCTGACTTCTAAGTTGACGTAAAAAAACCTGAATTTCTTCTATTACATTTTTAATCGGCGGATCATCGGTAATCTGAACCATCATATCATAACAATTCATGTAACGGCGATCGAAGCGACCAATGCGAAAACGGGCATGTGACATTGCCGATATGTAATGCAAAGGAAAACATTTACCTGAATTGAAATTGACGAGAATATCAAATTTCTCATTGATAAAATTCTGGACAATCGGATCTTTGGGAATTAACCTGAAATCAAGGTCTTTTTTGGTGAAAAAATCCAAACCATATTGAGCAAACTGTCCGGATGGTAATACTTTCTTATCAACATAACCCAATGCCAGAATTTCCTTTTTGTAAGTTGATCTGATTTGTTTTACATATGCTTTTACTACTTCATAGTCCCGTTCATCCGTGGCATCATACAACAAACCAATTTTTACGGCATCATCAAAGCTGACAACCTCACGTTTCATTTTGATCTTCTGAAGATCATTCTGAAACTTGAGTTGTCCCAATTTTGCGCGTATTTTTTTTGTCAGCTTCAATTATCAATTAATCATTTCGGAAAATTCCTTTTCTCCGATAATCCGAACATTCAGTTTTTTGGCTTTCTCCAATTTACTGGGACCGGCTTCATCACCTGCAAGTAGGAAATTAGTCTTTGCGGAAACTCCGCTTTGATTTTTCCCACCGTGCTGCTCGATCAGTAGCTTGATTTCATCTCGGCTGAAATTAGAGAAAACACCTGAAACTACAAAAGTCTTCCCTTCCAGTTTGGCACTGAGCTTCTTGGGAATGGAGGAAGCCGACAATTCCAGCTGCAGCCCGGCTTTTTTCAAATCATGAATCAATTGACGGTTAGCCTTTTCTTTGAAGAATTCCAGAACACTTTCCGCAATTTTTTCTCCAATTTCTTCTACCTGTAAAAGTTCTTCAAGTCCTGCGGCTTCCAAAGCTTCAATGGATTTAAAATGCAGCGCAAGTTTTTTTGCCACTGTTTCCCCTACAAAACGAATTCCAATCGCATACAAAACCCGTTCAAATGGAACGGTTTTCGATTCTTCAATTCCGTTTAAAATTTTCTTTACAGATTTATCCTGGAGGCTTATTTTCTTAGCCTTCCCTCCTTCTTCCGGTTCAATGATTTTCTCCAGTCCGATCAGGGAATCGTAATCAAGCTTGTATAAATCTGAAGGAGTATGTATCAATTTGTTCTCAAAAAGCATTTCCACTTTTCCTTCGCCCAGACTGTCGATATTCATGGCTCTCCGACTGATAAAATGTTCTATCCTTCCTTTGATTTGAGGAGGACAGCCATTTGAATTCGGACAATAATGCAAAGCTTCACCTTCTCTGCGGATCAGACTTGTCTCGCATTCCGGGCATTCACTAATATAGTGTACCGGTCGGCTTGTATCAGCTCTTTTACTTAAATCTACAGCTGTGATTTTGGGAATAATCTCACCTCCTTTTTCTACAAAGACGTGATCTCCGATTCTCAGATCCAGTTTTTGAATCTGATCC
Above is a window of Bacteroidota bacterium DNA encoding:
- a CDS encoding TonB-dependent receptor produces the protein MPFLPKYDDFLVKSKIKLDSRNEITILGLGAIDDVTLNLDQNETDFQKYILGNIPVNSQWNYTGGIIYKHYQANGYYTVVLSRNALNNQAIKYAKNDDSSPNNLILDYNSSEEENKFRVEHTSRLKGNKITFGISAEDARYTNTTFNKVPFVGTINYNSSLSLLKYGAFAQLSREIFGDKLSVSLGLRIDGTNYNSEMSNPFHQFSPRFSASYALSERFRLNGNAGMYYQLPAYTILGYRDSASALVNKEVTYIRCDHYVGGIEYTTPSLLRVTVEGFLKNYSSYPFDLRDSLSIANQGSDFGVVGTVPVISTNKGRAYGAEVLIQQKLNKSVYGILAYSFVRSEFQDLNGKYIPASWDYQHILSLTAGKYLKKNWEIGARFRFNSGSPYTPYQLAASMQKVNFDITGQGILDKQKLNSKRTEAFHQLDVRIDKKYFFKKWSLNVYLDIQNLYNSKTKLNPYLSVQRDADGIPLTDPAATGYYLPKFIDNESGTVIPTIGLIVQNFTKFLVTGGRVPLAPRPPGPPRPGGGAGGPPPRPPPPRIPPPPIFFFPPPPPRPPSRPLWPGGFLGGEGGGGRGPPLGGGGPPPPPPPPPRRPPFFCPAAPPPPPAGPPRGPPPPPPPPFFLPPPFPCGVGPPPPPPPPPPPPPPPLPLPPAPRGGPAPPPPSGGGALVGVRGGAPPRARRGRAGPPPLPPPPPAGPL
- a CDS encoding TonB-dependent receptor, whose protein sequence is MKITGRIWVFVCLFCFVGKLSAQTGTIRGTVVNKLNNEAVPFAPIAITGTTLGTTSSENGTFELKGLQPGVYNLEVAVIGFKRFTLFDVEVNPTRIIQIKIELEEELRNLDEVVVKPSAFVKIEETPVSIHNIGEVEIKRNPGANRDISKALQSLPGVAATASFRNDLIIRGGSSNENRFYLDGVEVPNINHFSTQGATGGPVGMINVDFIREVDFYSGAFPASRGNAMSAVLDFKMKDGKDDKMGYGFTVGASDLAATVEGPLSKKTTFIASWREGVICSFFSKQLDCLFCLSMMTSW
- a CDS encoding 4-hydroxy-tetrahydrodipicolinate synthase; translation: MNLNKLKGTGVALVTPFHKDGSIDFKGFRKLIDRCIDGKVEYLVPLGTTGESATLSNDEKRAVLDFVIEITDKRVPVVLGLGGNNTQEILHTLEEWDFAGVDAILSVSPYYNRPSQRGIYQHYKMIANSSPVPVILYNVPSRTGSNLDADTILSLAHDVKNIVGIKEASGNIEKSMKIIQNRPKDFLLISGDDTITLPLLACGGDGVISVIANAMPKDFSEMVRHGLDGNFDRARKLHYKLLEITHAIFVDGNPSGIKGLLSVLNVCSEHVRLPLMSVGKSTMNKFETLLKA